One Lachnospiraceae bacterium C1.1 genomic region harbors:
- a CDS encoding cation:proton antiporter subunit C — protein MIENLLNNYEEAAAVLLFGIGFITLLFNRNLIKKLIGMNIMDTGTFLFLASMGYIRGRKAPIVMNGDLSVTSYINPIPAGLVLTGIVVSVSVTAVMLSLTIRLYKRYHTLDLDMIYIISKHQIEDR, from the coding sequence ATTATTGAAAATTTATTGAATAATTACGAAGAAGCTGCAGCAGTTCTTCTTTTTGGAATTGGTTTTATTACACTTCTCTTTAATAGAAATCTTATAAAAAAACTCATCGGAATGAACATAATGGATACAGGTACTTTTTTATTCCTTGCATCCATGGGATATATAAGAGGTCGGAAGGCTCCGATCGTTATGAATGGTGATCTTTCGGTCACGAGCTATATAAATCCGATACCTGCGGGTCTGGTGCTTACAGGGATCGTTGTTTCCGTTTCAGTTACTGCAGTCATGCTTTCACTCACGATACGTCTTTACAAACGTTATCATACTCTTGATCTTGATATGATATATATAATCTCAAAGCATCAGATAGAAGACAGATAA
- a CDS encoding Cof-type HAD-IIB family hydrolase, producing the protein MIKLIATDVDGTLVKDSSPEVYPEMIEMIKKIREQDIIVCIASGRQYYSIARMFNDIAHDLIFIAGNGSHIKCRGTDMNVIKMDRKYVEELAVELRGYKEKYGYEIIFEGPGITLIESENEDFISLIRDNYRNEIKLVKDALKEPVEITKVSIFNRPSIRDLGENILIPEWKDRVRAVMAGEDWVDFMDKSVDKGNALKTIQDFFHISKEETMVFGDNGNDIGMLNVAAESYAVETAPDEVKAHAAHICGSWKDKGVLRVLEDVYGKI; encoded by the coding sequence ATGATCAAACTTATAGCAACTGACGTAGATGGTACTCTTGTAAAAGATTCCTCCCCGGAAGTTTATCCTGAGATGATAGAAATGATCAAGAAAATCCGCGAACAGGATATTATCGTATGTATTGCCAGTGGAAGACAGTATTACAGTATAGCAAGAATGTTCAATGATATTGCGCATGACTTGATATTTATAGCAGGTAACGGATCTCATATAAAATGTCGTGGCACCGATATGAATGTTATAAAGATGGACAGAAAATATGTCGAAGAGCTTGCAGTAGAGCTTAGAGGATATAAAGAAAAATACGGTTACGAAATAATTTTCGAGGGACCAGGAATTACTCTGATAGAATCGGAAAATGAAGATTTTATCAGTCTTATCCGTGATAATTACAGAAATGAGATAAAACTGGTCAAGGATGCACTTAAAGAGCCTGTAGAGATCACAAAGGTTTCGATATTTAACAGACCTTCCATAAGGGATCTTGGTGAGAACATACTTATTCCGGAATGGAAAGACCGTGTAAGGGCTGTCATGGCAGGCGAGGACTGGGTAGACTTCATGGATAAATCCGTTGATAAAGGAAATGCTTTAAAGACTATTCAGGACTTCTTCCATATTTCAAAGGAAGAGACAATGGTATTCGGTGATAACGGAAATGATATCGGAATGCTCAATGTCGCTGCAGAGAGCTATGCAGTAGAAACCGCTCCTGACGAAGTAAAGGCGCATGCTGCACATATCTGTGGCTCATGGAAAGATAAAGGTGTTCTGAGAGTGCTCGAAGATGTTTATGGAAAAATCTAA
- a CDS encoding PilZ domain-containing protein: METETVNKEKTFFFSRGKKKDEGRRRRSEDRRKASLRVIFTSRQGRFYCKTVDISESGLSVTLDSPYYVREDEEVLIHFRETEFDITLSAKVVNVLQLGDSVWSYSMKITDFHENKNEWINVVNSVGIVVEDSDQEYAGDKFKKIKVKYVLPSIKRRRCYPRVILDTKFENPAFPGGYVTIHDFNYIYVTIPKDSPEIESFKFNMVPEALFVCRFECVLDSGYKLYRILNIDEVMGDLIIYGEVLTYLRENGKNL; the protein is encoded by the coding sequence ATGGAAACAGAAACGGTGAATAAGGAAAAGACCTTCTTTTTTTCCAGAGGTAAAAAGAAGGATGAAGGAAGACGTCGAAGAAGTGAAGACAGAAGAAAAGCCAGTCTGAGGGTTATATTTACATCAAGACAGGGTCGATTTTACTGTAAAACTGTAGATATATCCGAGTCCGGTCTTTCTGTAACACTTGACAGTCCTTATTATGTCAGAGAAGACGAAGAAGTTTTGATCCACTTCAGAGAAACAGAATTTGACATTACACTTTCAGCTAAAGTCGTAAATGTTTTGCAGCTTGGGGATTCGGTCTGGAGTTATTCCATGAAGATCACCGATTTTCATGAAAACAAGAATGAATGGATAAACGTTGTAAATTCGGTCGGAATCGTTGTTGAAGACAGTGATCAGGAATATGCGGGTGACAAGTTTAAGAAGATCAAGGTAAAATATGTTCTGCCAAGTATTAAAAGGCGCCGATGCTATCCGAGAGTTATTCTTGATACAAAGTTCGAAAATCCGGCTTTCCCCGGTGGATATGTAACTATTCATGATTTCAATTATATCTATGTGACGATTCCGAAGGATTCTCCGGAGATAGAATCTTTCAAATTTAACATGGTGCCTGAAGCCTTGTTTGTCTGTCGGTTTGAATGTGTTCTCGACAGCGGGTATAAGCTTTACAGGATACTGAATATCGATGAAGTAATGGGTGATCTCATAATATATGGTGAGGTACTTACTTATTTGAGGGAAAACGGAAAGAATCTGTAA
- a CDS encoding ABC transporter ATP-binding protein: MDNKKILEINNLDITFKTTAGEVHAIRGIDIDLEKGETVAIVGESGSGKSVTMKAVMGILAKNAIVNSGTVNFHYKHADGSDAEVDILTKDKKWIREHINGKRIAMVFQDPMTSLDPTMQIGKQITEGLIKHFKMDKKKAWDKALDLLKEVGINDAENRIKNYPHQLSGGMRQRVVIAIALSCDPDLLICDEPTTALDVNIQARILELIKKVQRERGISVIYITHDLGVVAKVADYVDVMYAGKIIEKGNVNEIFYEPAHPYTWGLLSAMPDLETDDDRLYAIPGSPPNLLYEPEGDAFAPRNSYALKIDKKLDPPMFEISKTHSAATWLLDPRAPKFEMPTELKNRIERMKKRAYPENEKAEINASAENAAKDDSKEMSMKEVLSV, from the coding sequence ATGGATAATAAGAAAATTCTTGAAATCAATAATCTGGATATTACCTTTAAGACCACCGCCGGTGAGGTTCATGCCATCAGAGGTATTGACATTGACCTTGAGAAGGGCGAAACGGTTGCGATCGTAGGAGAGTCAGGTTCCGGAAAATCTGTTACCATGAAAGCTGTTATGGGTATTCTTGCAAAGAATGCCATTGTTAACAGCGGAACAGTAAATTTTCATTATAAACACGCCGATGGAAGCGATGCAGAGGTTGATATCCTTACAAAAGACAAAAAATGGATACGTGAACATATCAATGGTAAAAGAATAGCCATGGTATTTCAGGATCCCATGACAAGCCTTGATCCGACTATGCAGATTGGCAAGCAGATCACAGAAGGCCTTATAAAGCACTTTAAAATGGATAAGAAAAAGGCATGGGATAAGGCCCTTGACCTCTTAAAGGAAGTCGGGATAAACGATGCGGAAAACAGGATAAAGAACTATCCTCATCAGCTTTCCGGCGGTATGAGACAGAGAGTTGTTATAGCAATAGCGCTTTCCTGTGATCCTGACCTTCTTATCTGTGATGAGCCTACAACTGCGCTTGATGTTAATATTCAGGCGAGGATCCTTGAGCTCATTAAGAAGGTTCAGAGAGAGCGTGGGATCTCGGTTATTTATATTACACATGACCTTGGAGTTGTGGCTAAAGTTGCCGACTATGTTGATGTAATGTATGCCGGAAAGATCATTGAAAAGGGCAATGTTAACGAAATCTTCTATGAGCCTGCACATCCCTATACCTGGGGACTTTTATCTGCTATGCCGGATCTTGAGACAGATGATGACAGACTTTATGCAATACCGGGTTCACCGCCGAACCTTTTATATGAACCCGAAGGAGATGCATTTGCACCCAGAAACAGCTACGCATTAAAAATCGATAAAAAGCTTGATCCTCCGATGTTCGAGATCAGCAAAACACACAGTGCCGCAACCTGGCTTTTAGATCCGAGGGCACCTAAATTTGAAATGCCGACAGAGCTTAAAAACAGGATAGAGAGAATGAAAAAACGCGCTTATCCTGAAAATGAAAAAGCTGAAATTAATGCTTCAGCTGAAAATGCGGCTAAGGATGACAGTAAAGAAATGAGTATGAAAGAGGTATTATCAGTATGA
- a CDS encoding ATP-binding cassette domain-containing protein, protein MKKIDYTKEPLLKVENLKQHFKMSHSYTVKAVNGVSFSIWPGETYGLVGESGSGKSTVGRSVIRLYDPTDGKIIFDGADISGKMSRKDSNDLRVKMQMIFQDPMASLNPRKTVGDIIGEGLDIHKSYKSRDERTAKIKAILKKVGLAEEHISRYPHQFSGGQRQRVGIARALIMNPKLVIADECISALDVSIQAQVVNLMKDIQEETGTAYLFIAHDLSMVKYISDRIGVLHLGHLVEMGTKDEIFDNPVHPYTKSLLSAIPTPNPIEEKKRTAIPYDYAKSGINYEKGSYHLIDGTHYVKCTDEELKKFTA, encoded by the coding sequence ATGAAAAAAATAGACTATACAAAAGAACCTCTTTTGAAGGTGGAAAATTTAAAACAGCATTTTAAGATGAGCCATAGTTATACAGTAAAGGCTGTAAACGGGGTAAGCTTTTCAATATGGCCGGGAGAAACCTACGGACTTGTTGGGGAATCAGGTTCAGGTAAATCCACGGTTGGACGAAGTGTTATAAGGCTTTATGATCCGACAGACGGAAAGATCATTTTTGATGGTGCAGATATAAGCGGAAAGATGTCCAGGAAAGATTCAAATGACTTAAGAGTCAAGATGCAGATGATCTTTCAGGATCCTATGGCTTCCCTTAATCCCAGAAAAACTGTAGGTGATATCATCGGAGAAGGTCTTGATATACATAAAAGCTATAAAAGCAGGGATGAGAGAACAGCTAAGATAAAGGCTATCCTTAAAAAGGTAGGTCTTGCTGAGGAACATATCTCCAGATATCCTCACCAGTTTTCCGGTGGTCAGAGACAGAGAGTAGGTATTGCAAGAGCCCTTATCATGAATCCTAAGCTTGTAATCGCAGATGAGTGTATCTCAGCATTGGATGTTTCTATTCAGGCGCAGGTAGTGAACCTTATGAAGGATATTCAGGAGGAGACAGGTACAGCATATCTCTTTATCGCGCATGATCTTTCAATGGTTAAATATATTTCCGACAGGATCGGAGTTCTGCACCTGGGTCATCTTGTAGAAATGGGAACAAAGGATGAGATCTTTGATAATCCTGTGCATCCTTATACAAAGAGTCTTCTTTCGGCAATTCCTACACCTAATCCGATAGAAGAGAAGAAGAGGACAGCGATCCCTTATGACTATGCAAAATCAGGCATAAACTACGAGAAAGGCAGCTATCACCTTATAGACGGAACGCATTACGTGAAATGTACGGATGAGGAGCTTAAGAAATTTACTGCGTGA
- a CDS encoding response regulator, with translation MKQLGIKINEAEELREFMQTFKNEDFFLNASDVVCHISICDYRKKQLVNDMLVIIREFSPKIKVLGSTVVSEIYDGKLQPNICVVNFSFFRSSHVTIYGFECGPDEGEKIAEIAADKIRAIDDVKSVEIIANATTIDNVDTFFRTLKVNKDIVVFGCGSGGTFEDENNVLAIDEFFVLTDRILRNGIAVAVFSGKELEVFSLHSLGWRPIGIEHEITKMANSLAVSEIDGEPAIDFYSKYLGIAQDENYVKNTLEFPVVINREGVTIARAIGDLDKNKNLLFVSGVYEGEKIRLAVGNSRDIVIESKENALKIEEFQPEGLYLCICGSRQAYLQTEIQTELCFYTNVCDTVIGSSAFGEVSRAGETVTLFNFALVATAFREGPKNPHREIKYQNGDACSILSVHPLYDRMFHLMMVSSHEYALRHEEEKERALEEEIRVQKASNEAKSAFLSNMSHEIRTPINAVLGMNEMILRESNDENILEYANNIQSAGGALLSLVNDILDTSKIEAGKMEIIPVEYSLSSLLNDVIVMTRPRTDKKDLFIDVKVDDNIPDLLMGDEIRIRQVLLNIFSNAAKYTEEGGVYFTVKESERKDDSITIDFSIRDTGIGIKEEDLSKLFSPFERIEEKRNRTIEGTGLGMNIVMNLLHMMDTNLIVDSVYGEGSDFHFSLKQKIVNEEPIGNFEERARIKNDTQIESKPFIAPGAKILVVDDTRMNLKVVQSLLKRTAIQVDTADSGEESIVLAKTNHYDIIFMDHRMPQMDGSEAMKKIRELPDDVNKNKNTPIIVLTANAVAGAKEGFLEEGFDDYLSKPVKSETLEYMILCYLDKELIIEGAYSEDESGISKDVQNRFKPYHAVEGINIAEGIRNSGNADIYEEVLKEFVESAEERMSIMIKDAMEEDIRDFTIRVHSLKSSARLVGAIDLSERAEKLEKLGNDNNLPEVLRFAPAMLQLYQEITDAIAEVMNSQKKDDDDKELIEAEMLEEAYGAIKESVSAMDFDSADAVIKKLEEYKIPESEAEKYQQVKAYIRNVNYDEIMKIL, from the coding sequence ATGAAACAATTAGGAATCAAGATCAATGAGGCAGAAGAACTGCGTGAATTTATGCAGACCTTTAAGAATGAAGATTTTTTCCTTAATGCATCTGATGTAGTATGCCATATTTCCATATGTGACTATCGCAAAAAACAGCTTGTAAATGATATGTTGGTCATTATCAGGGAATTTTCGCCGAAGATAAAAGTTTTAGGATCAACAGTAGTAAGTGAGATATATGATGGTAAACTTCAGCCAAATATATGCGTTGTAAATTTCAGTTTTTTCAGATCAAGTCATGTTACTATATATGGATTTGAGTGTGGTCCCGACGAGGGAGAGAAAATTGCTGAAATTGCAGCAGATAAAATTCGAGCCATAGATGATGTTAAAAGTGTTGAGATCATTGCTAATGCCACAACGATCGATAATGTAGATACTTTCTTCAGAACATTGAAGGTCAACAAGGATATAGTCGTTTTTGGATGTGGTTCCGGAGGCACTTTTGAAGATGAGAATAATGTTCTTGCCATTGATGAATTTTTCGTGCTTACAGACAGAATATTGAGAAATGGTATTGCAGTAGCTGTATTTTCAGGGAAAGAACTCGAAGTTTTTTCTTTACACAGTCTCGGCTGGAGACCCATAGGAATAGAGCATGAAATTACCAAGATGGCGAACAGTCTTGCGGTTTCTGAAATAGATGGAGAACCGGCAATAGATTTTTACAGTAAATATCTCGGCATTGCCCAGGATGAAAATTATGTAAAAAATACACTTGAATTTCCGGTTGTTATAAACAGGGAAGGCGTAACTATAGCCAGAGCGATCGGAGATCTTGATAAAAATAAAAATCTCCTCTTTGTATCCGGGGTGTATGAAGGAGAAAAAATCCGTCTGGCTGTAGGAAACTCCCGGGATATCGTGATCGAATCTAAAGAAAATGCATTAAAGATTGAGGAATTTCAGCCTGAGGGACTTTATCTGTGTATTTGCGGATCACGTCAGGCATATCTGCAGACAGAAATCCAGACAGAACTTTGCTTCTATACTAATGTCTGCGATACTGTTATCGGTTCATCTGCCTTTGGAGAAGTGTCAAGAGCCGGTGAGACAGTAACGCTTTTTAACTTTGCACTGGTAGCTACAGCATTTAGAGAAGGTCCTAAAAATCCTCATAGAGAAATAAAATATCAAAATGGTGATGCATGTAGTATCTTATCGGTTCATCCGCTCTATGACAGAATGTTCCATCTGATGATGGTAAGTTCTCATGAATATGCACTTCGCCATGAGGAGGAAAAGGAAAGGGCATTGGAAGAAGAGATAAGAGTGCAGAAGGCTTCGAATGAGGCGAAGTCAGCTTTTCTTTCAAATATGTCGCATGAGATCAGGACACCTATCAATGCAGTTCTTGGCATGAATGAAATGATACTGCGAGAGTCAAATGACGAGAATATCCTTGAGTATGCCAATAATATTCAGAGTGCAGGCGGAGCTTTATTAAGCCTTGTTAATGATATCTTGGATACATCCAAGATAGAAGCCGGCAAAATGGAGATCATTCCGGTAGAATACAGTCTGTCCTCGCTTCTTAATGATGTGATCGTAATGACAAGACCCAGGACGGATAAAAAGGATTTATTCATAGATGTCAAGGTGGATGATAATATTCCGGATCTGCTTATGGGTGATGAGATAAGGATAAGACAGGTTCTTTTGAATATCTTCAGCAATGCTGCAAAGTATACGGAAGAGGGCGGAGTTTACTTTACGGTAAAAGAGTCCGAAAGAAAAGACGATTCAATAACTATCGATTTCAGTATAAGGGATACGGGAATAGGAATAAAAGAAGAAGATCTGAGCAAGCTTTTCTCACCTTTTGAAAGGATAGAGGAAAAGAGAAACCGTACCATAGAAGGTACGGGACTTGGAATGAATATTGTCATGAACCTTCTTCATATGATGGATACAAATCTGATAGTTGACAGTGTATATGGAGAGGGATCGGATTTTCATTTTTCATTAAAGCAGAAAATTGTTAATGAAGAACCAATTGGAAACTTTGAAGAAAGAGCGAGAATTAAAAATGATACTCAGATAGAAAGCAAACCTTTCATAGCTCCGGGCGCGAAAATACTGGTGGTTGATGATACAAGGATGAATCTGAAGGTAGTGCAGAGCCTATTGAAGAGAACAGCCATCCAGGTGGATACTGCTGATAGCGGAGAAGAAAGCATAGTCCTTGCAAAGACTAATCACTATGATATTATTTTCATGGATCACCGGATGCCGCAGATGGATGGCAGTGAGGCCATGAAAAAAATTCGTGAACTTCCGGATGATGTCAATAAAAATAAGAATACTCCGATAATAGTTCTTACAGCCAATGCGGTAGCAGGAGCTAAAGAGGGATTCTTAGAAGAGGGATTCGATGATTATCTCTCTAAGCCTGTCAAATCAGAAACTCTTGAATATATGATCCTTTGTTATCTTGACAAAGAGCTTATTATTGAGGGAGCTTATTCCGAGGATGAAAGTGGTATTTCAAAGGATGTTCAAAATCGTTTCAAGCCATATCATGCCGTAGAAGGCATAAATATAGCCGAAGGTATCCGAAATTCCGGAAATGCAGATATTTATGAAGAAGTATTAAAGGAATTTGTCGAGTCGGCAGAAGAAAGAATGAGCATAATGATCAAGGATGCTATGGAGGAGGATATAAGAGACTTCACTATCCGCGTTCATTCATTGAAGAGTTCTGCAAGGCTTGTCGGTGCTATTGACCTATCAGAAAGAGCAGAGAAACTTGAAAAGCTTGGAAATGATAATAACCTGCCAGAAGTTTTAAGATTTGCACCTGCGATGCTCCAGCTCTATCAGGAAATAACTGATGCTATAGCTGAGGTGATGAATTCTCAAAAGAAAGATGATGATGACAAGGAACTGATCGAAGCGGAAATGCTTGAAGAAGCATATGGTGCAATTAAAGAATCTGTGAGTGCAATGGATTTCGACAGTGCTGATGCGGTGATCAAAAAACTTGAGGAATATAAAATCCCGGAATCGGAAGCAGAAAAATATCAGCAGGTCAAGGCATATATAAGAAATGTGAATTATGATGAGATAATGAAAATATTATAA